One genomic window of Actinoplanes lobatus includes the following:
- a CDS encoding cation transporter, producing MTGRLIQISPAGPSPQRRDLLSRRIRLLVAATITYNVIEAVVAITAGTIALSTALIGFGLDSVIEVSSAAAVAWQFAGKDPERRERTALRIIAVSFFALAAYVTVESVRALIGGAEAEHSTVGLVLAALSLAIMPGLSYAQRRAGRELGSRSAVADSKQTLLCTYLSAVLLVGLAVNSLFGWSWADPIAALVIAAVAVKEGREAWRGDACCAPNARAGTTAADTGGGCTDGCSDKP from the coding sequence ATGACCGGTCGGCTGATCCAGATCTCGCCCGCCGGCCCGTCGCCGCAGCGGCGGGACCTGTTGAGCCGCCGGATCCGGTTGCTGGTGGCCGCGACCATCACCTACAACGTGATCGAGGCGGTCGTCGCGATCACCGCCGGCACCATCGCGTTGTCGACCGCGCTGATCGGGTTCGGCCTCGACTCGGTCATCGAGGTGTCCTCGGCCGCGGCGGTGGCCTGGCAGTTCGCCGGCAAGGATCCCGAGCGGCGGGAGAGGACCGCGCTGCGGATCATCGCGGTGTCGTTCTTCGCCCTGGCCGCCTACGTCACCGTCGAGTCGGTCCGGGCGCTGATCGGCGGCGCGGAAGCCGAGCACTCCACCGTCGGCCTGGTCCTGGCGGCGCTGTCACTGGCGATCATGCCGGGCCTCTCGTACGCACAGCGCCGGGCCGGTCGTGAACTGGGTTCCCGTTCGGCGGTCGCCGACTCCAAGCAGACGCTGCTGTGCACGTACCTGTCCGCGGTGTTGCTGGTCGGTCTCGCGGTGAACAGCCTGTTCGGCTGGTCCTGGGCGGACCCGATCGCGGCGCTGGTCATCGCCGCCGTCGCTGTCAAAGAAGGCCGTGAAGCGTGGCGCGGCGACGCCTGCTGCGCACCCAACGCACGTGCCGGAACCACGGCAGCGGATACAGGCGGAGGCTGTACTGACGGCTGCTCCGACAAGCCGTAG
- a CDS encoding YkvA family protein: protein MDAVWKIAIGAGVGLILVWLALIVALLLAGRRFERPGLGEMLRLLPDLLRLLKRLAGDKGLPRGVRVRLWLLLVYLAVPIDLIPDFIPVIGYADDAIVVALVLRSVARRAGAQALHRHWPGSPAGLAAVLRTAGIRD from the coding sequence ATGGACGCCGTGTGGAAGATCGCGATCGGTGCCGGTGTCGGGCTGATCCTGGTGTGGCTGGCACTGATCGTGGCGTTGCTGCTGGCCGGCCGTCGCTTTGAACGTCCCGGCCTCGGGGAGATGCTGCGGCTGCTGCCGGACCTGCTGCGCCTGCTCAAACGCCTGGCAGGCGACAAGGGTCTGCCCCGTGGGGTACGGGTACGGCTGTGGCTGCTGCTGGTCTACCTCGCCGTACCGATCGATCTGATCCCGGACTTCATTCCGGTCATCGGCTACGCCGACGACGCGATCGTCGTCGCGCTCGTCTTACGATCGGTGGCCCGGCGCGCCGGCGCTCAGGCTCTACATCGGCACTGGCCCGGCAGCCCGGCAGGGCTCGCCGCCGTACTCCGCACGGCCGGCATCCGCGACTGA
- a CDS encoding MerR family transcriptional regulator, with the protein MSGLRSSQLAEAAGVNLQTLRYYERRGLLAEPERSLGGHRLYPDDAVTVLKVIKAAQRLGFTLDEVADLLAAGGHRHGGPAAGLQDRARIKLAEVEAKIADLQVIAATLKAAVAAGCDDLVACAGQPCCPIPFAAIAVGVPDAEPR; encoded by the coding sequence GTGAGCGGCCTGCGCAGCAGCCAACTCGCCGAAGCGGCCGGGGTCAACCTGCAGACGCTGCGCTACTACGAACGCCGCGGCCTGCTGGCCGAGCCGGAGCGCAGCCTCGGCGGGCACCGGCTCTACCCGGACGATGCGGTCACCGTGCTGAAGGTGATCAAGGCGGCGCAGCGGCTCGGGTTCACCCTCGACGAGGTCGCCGATCTGCTCGCCGCCGGCGGTCACCGGCACGGCGGCCCGGCCGCCGGCCTGCAGGATCGCGCCCGGATCAAACTCGCCGAGGTGGAGGCGAAGATCGCCGACCTGCAAGTGATCGCCGCAACCTTGAAAGCCGCGGTGGCGGCCGGTTGTGACGACCTGGTGGCCTGCGCCGGTCAGCCGTGCTGCCCGATCCCGTTCGCCGCCATCGCCGTGGGGGTGCCCGATGCTGAGCCGCGCTGA
- a CDS encoding YnfA family protein codes for MTAARSLLLFGLAAFAEIGGAWLIWQGWRENRGLWWIAVGVVALGAYGFVATLQPDANFGRSLAAYGGIFVAGSLAWGIVVDTFRPDRWDIIGAAICLIGVAVIMYAPRAGH; via the coding sequence ATGACCGCCGCCCGTTCGCTGCTGCTGTTCGGTCTCGCCGCGTTCGCCGAGATCGGCGGCGCCTGGCTGATCTGGCAGGGCTGGCGCGAGAACCGTGGCCTGTGGTGGATCGCCGTCGGCGTCGTCGCCCTCGGCGCGTACGGCTTCGTCGCCACCCTCCAGCCGGACGCGAACTTCGGCCGGAGCCTGGCCGCCTACGGCGGCATCTTCGTCGCCGGCTCCCTCGCCTGGGGCATAGTCGTCGACACGTTCCGCCCCGACCGGTGGGACATCATCGGAGCCGCGATCTGCCTCATCGGCGTCGCCGTGATCATGTACGCACCACGCGCCGGCCACTGA
- a CDS encoding helix-turn-helix domain-containing protein codes for MESESAGSTVPRRQLGRYLRSLREGAQPKKITIEAAAAHLECSTQKIWRIEKGESPVRAVDVKALCERYGATAEMTEALIGLSRETKAKGWWASYGDAVPEWFDLYIGLEAAASHIQKYEPALIPGLLQGAAYMEAVLRAGPNLSEAELERRIKIRQERQGLLSRHFPEPPNLEVIVAESALRAELETAGAMHQQFWHLLKANELAHVSVRVLPTSAGPHRASVSGAFTILQFPTVNGERGEPPTVYSESLTGALYLDRPRELEAYRQAWAALSAVALNEGDSDDMIKRIMTTGEMRRP; via the coding sequence ATGGAGAGTGAGAGCGCCGGATCAACAGTGCCGCGCCGCCAACTGGGCCGCTACTTGCGATCACTACGCGAGGGCGCCCAGCCCAAAAAGATCACCATTGAAGCCGCAGCCGCACACCTTGAGTGCTCCACACAGAAGATCTGGCGAATCGAAAAGGGAGAGTCGCCGGTGCGGGCCGTGGACGTTAAGGCGCTCTGCGAACGGTACGGTGCTACTGCCGAAATGACGGAGGCTCTAATTGGCCTCTCCAGGGAGACGAAAGCCAAGGGATGGTGGGCCTCCTACGGTGATGCGGTCCCGGAATGGTTCGATCTCTACATCGGCCTGGAGGCCGCAGCTAGCCACATCCAAAAATATGAACCGGCGCTCATCCCCGGTTTGCTCCAAGGCGCGGCATACATGGAAGCCGTGTTGCGTGCCGGCCCGAACTTGAGCGAAGCGGAACTAGAGCGCCGCATCAAAATCCGTCAAGAACGACAGGGGCTACTGTCTCGCCACTTCCCAGAGCCCCCGAACCTTGAAGTGATCGTTGCCGAATCGGCGTTGCGCGCCGAACTGGAGACAGCTGGTGCAATGCACCAACAGTTCTGGCACCTCTTGAAAGCGAACGAGTTGGCGCATGTCTCCGTACGGGTGCTGCCAACATCGGCAGGCCCGCACCGGGCGTCCGTCTCGGGAGCTTTCACCATCCTTCAATTTCCAACGGTGAACGGGGAACGAGGTGAGCCCCCCACGGTCTACAGCGAGAGCCTCACCGGCGCCCTCTACCTAGACCGGCCGAGAGAACTAGAGGCGTACAGACAGGCGTGGGCCGCGTTGTCGGCCGTAGCCTTGAACGAGGGAGACTCGGACGACATGATCAAACGGATCATGACGACAGGAGAGATGAGAAGGCCGTGA
- a CDS encoding DUF397 domain-containing protein: MTGATWHKSSRSGSNGGDCVEVADNLPDVVAVRDTKNRDGGTLTFSREGWAAFVAGVKDGEFDL; this comes from the coding sequence TTGACGGGTGCCACGTGGCACAAGAGCAGCCGCAGCGGCAGCAACGGTGGTGACTGCGTCGAAGTTGCCGACAACCTCCCGGATGTCGTTGCGGTGCGAGACACCAAGAACCGTGACGGAGGAACCCTGACCTTTAGCCGCGAGGGGTGGGCCGCGTTCGTTGCTGGCGTCAAGGATGGCGAGTTCGACCTCTGA
- a CDS encoding HD domain-containing protein: MRIPGDDEIRALHERHAPTREAFERVWTHSEIVCRIAEQIGGDGLDMALVRAGCLLHDIGVYRLKPDDHYIRHGLLGYELLAGAGLPETLRRFCAHHTGVGITRDDVSRQRLPLPAGDYLAETGEEELVMYADKFHSKSIPPRFVSAATFAVNVSRFGADKVERFTSLVDRFGEPDLDALAAEYGHAVI; this comes from the coding sequence ATGCGCATTCCCGGCGATGATGAGATCAGGGCGCTGCACGAGCGCCACGCCCCCACCCGGGAAGCGTTCGAACGAGTATGGACGCACAGCGAGATCGTCTGCCGGATCGCCGAGCAGATCGGCGGCGACGGTCTCGACATGGCGCTCGTCCGGGCCGGGTGCCTGCTGCACGACATCGGCGTGTACCGGCTGAAGCCGGACGACCACTACATACGGCACGGGCTGCTCGGCTACGAACTGCTAGCCGGCGCCGGTCTACCGGAGACACTGCGCCGGTTCTGCGCTCACCACACGGGGGTGGGTATCACCCGCGACGACGTGTCGCGGCAGCGGCTTCCACTGCCGGCCGGCGACTATCTCGCCGAGACCGGCGAGGAGGAACTCGTCATGTACGCGGACAAATTCCACAGCAAGAGCATCCCGCCCCGGTTCGTCAGCGCCGCCACGTTCGCGGTGAACGTCAGCCGGTTCGGCGCGGACAAGGTCGAACGGTTCACGTCCCTCGTCGACCGCTTCGGCGAGCCCGACCTGGATGCGCTCGCCGCCGAGTACGGCCACGCCGTCATCTGA
- a CDS encoding RNA-guided endonuclease InsQ/TnpB family protein: MDETVRYTYRLRPGRIAEAALLGEWGRCRWLWNEAVHQQRTRRKPTFGKLSKLLTEARSRNAWLQAGSQVAQQQTLRTYGAALNHWFTVKGRGRPKVKRLKDALPSLEYTTRGFSIQGGRLRLPGRVTIPVVWSRELPCDPSSVRVYRDGLGHWYASFVIRRDTIDTPGADLPGIGVDWGVTTTATTTNPRFDLPHLGHRKRCAAELARAQRRMARRRRPKGQPPSKGYQTAKRQAARIAKRAARQNTYDARVWAKNVTEHHSLIAVEDFKPKFLAKSRMARKAADAAIGACKRELVERGMRAGRKVVLVPPAYTTMTCSACGERANHRLGLGVRIFECTACGYTADRDLNAARTILATAERDRASADDVRHLIASFRDGGSGAVRAGNPGPGPGGKSPGFIRGDR, encoded by the coding sequence GTGGATGAGACGGTGCGTTACACCTACCGCCTGCGGCCCGGCCGCATCGCGGAGGCCGCACTTCTCGGCGAGTGGGGTCGCTGCCGGTGGCTGTGGAACGAAGCCGTCCACCAGCAGAGGACCCGCCGCAAGCCGACGTTCGGCAAACTGTCCAAGCTGCTGACCGAGGCTCGGAGCCGTAACGCCTGGCTGCAGGCCGGGTCGCAGGTCGCCCAGCAGCAGACGCTGCGCACCTACGGGGCGGCCCTGAACCATTGGTTCACGGTGAAGGGGCGGGGCCGTCCGAAGGTCAAGCGGCTCAAGGACGCGTTGCCGAGTTTGGAGTACACGACTCGGGGCTTCTCGATCCAGGGCGGTCGGCTTCGCCTGCCGGGTAGGGTCACGATCCCGGTCGTGTGGTCCCGGGAGCTGCCGTGCGACCCGTCCAGCGTGCGGGTCTACCGCGACGGCCTCGGGCATTGGTACGCCTCGTTCGTAATCCGTCGGGACACGATCGACACACCCGGGGCGGACCTGCCCGGTATCGGCGTCGACTGGGGCGTAACCACGACCGCCACCACCACCAACCCCCGGTTCGACCTGCCGCACCTCGGCCACCGCAAACGGTGCGCGGCTGAACTGGCCAGAGCACAGCGCAGGATGGCCCGCCGCCGCCGGCCGAAGGGCCAGCCGCCGTCGAAGGGCTACCAGACCGCGAAACGGCAAGCCGCCCGGATCGCGAAGAGGGCGGCCCGGCAGAACACCTACGACGCCCGTGTCTGGGCGAAGAACGTCACCGAGCATCACAGCCTGATCGCTGTGGAGGACTTCAAGCCGAAGTTCCTCGCCAAGTCGCGGATGGCCCGTAAGGCCGCTGACGCCGCGATCGGCGCGTGCAAGCGAGAACTTGTCGAGCGTGGCATGCGGGCGGGCCGGAAGGTGGTGCTGGTGCCGCCCGCCTACACCACGATGACCTGCTCCGCGTGCGGCGAGAGAGCCAATCACCGCCTCGGACTGGGCGTACGCATCTTCGAGTGCACAGCCTGCGGTTACACCGCAGACCGTGACCTCAACGCCGCGAGGACGATCCTCGCCACGGCTGAACGCGACCGTGCCAGTGCCGACGACGTCAGACATCTGATCGCCTCCTTCCGGGATGGTGGATCAGGTGCGGTCCGAGCTGGGAATCCAGGGCCTGGCCCCGGAGGGAAATCCCCCGGATTCATCCGTGGAGATCGTTAA
- a CDS encoding RICIN domain-containing protein, translating to MIDTEVPRRRAAAGITLVIMALIGALAGMASPANAAYNPMYLQSAYNDYYCTDYNPSGGVPVLGECDYSHEWLFVPANPSLNSYYLVARYGSDNMCLEQPDRNSDHLVVSLCRGATSQRWQIVYIGPGNAYRSYNGTGPCLDAPFGGSNIIAARTCHYRTNQQWYNF from the coding sequence GTGATCGACACAGAGGTGCCGCGCCGGCGGGCCGCCGCCGGGATCACGCTGGTGATCATGGCGCTGATCGGGGCGCTGGCAGGCATGGCGTCCCCGGCGAACGCCGCGTACAACCCCATGTACCTCCAGAGCGCCTACAACGACTACTACTGCACCGACTACAACCCGTCCGGCGGCGTCCCGGTCCTGGGTGAGTGCGACTACAGCCACGAGTGGCTGTTCGTGCCCGCCAACCCGAGCCTGAACAGCTACTACCTGGTCGCCAGGTACGGGTCGGACAACATGTGCCTGGAACAGCCCGACCGCAATTCCGATCACCTGGTCGTGAGCCTGTGCCGCGGCGCGACGAGTCAGCGGTGGCAGATCGTCTACATCGGTCCCGGCAACGCCTATCGCAGCTACAACGGCACCGGGCCCTGCCTGGACGCGCCGTTCGGCGGGTCGAACATCATCGCGGCACGGACCTGCCACTACCGGACCAACCAGCAGTGGTACAACTTCTGA
- a CDS encoding nSTAND1 domain-containing NTPase has translation MDDLAGPAADLAAELRKLRDRAGRPGYRQMAARVNYSVATLSAAASGRRLPTLEVTLAYVAACDGDPVEWERRWRQAERLGTTPPGDQANGNAPVPYPGLVTFQAGDAELFFGRAAMVADLVRRLGQRRFLTVFGPSGAGKSSVVRAGLVPAVEGPALVLTPGAHPMAELAVHLARVAGVPAGGLLDELREDPARAGLLVRQSLSGVPPEIDLLIVVDQFEEVFAGGVDAGERADFVAALLATCREPGGRARVVLVVRADHYARFAEYPQLLAVLSDAQVLIGGMSPAELREAVTRPAERCGARVEGALVATIVAEVSGSPGALPLAAHALREAWRRRQGAIVTLAGYQAAGGVAGSVAHTAEQAYEALSGPERHAARQTLLRMVDVGPDGLVTRRRLGRAELDTIVGAPAVIDTFTAARLVSADRDTVEIAHEALIQAWPRLHGWVEESRAGLRLHRLLTEAAAAWESLGRDEGALYRGPRLSAAAEAADLRVIDLTGPERDFLEAGRALHDREQRVRRRRTRILVFGLVAVLALVSTAAVVAVVSARRAEAQRIRAVAGQLAAGARAERMTDPELALLLARRAYQVHPDPETESVLRQATADARSIRTMDAHRAEVSSLAVSGSTVADVDLDGVVKVWDLDSPAPPVTAPTSGGAVDLGPDGRLAIASSDPGLPVGRVVLWRPRDPGPPRLLRPFIPAGVSEVAYSPDGRWVAAISANSHVYLWNTTRDGPGRRFRSSGQDTDLAFGPGGRLAVASFDGTVRVWDVDGTDAPAVLRQPAGAHPVAVAVSRDGNRIAVAGTEQVTVWPADGRGEPEIHRGPEHSYLSVAFSPDGRRVAAGTSERTVRIWGDGDTSDGLAMRGHRGPVRQVAFSADGRRLLSGSDDTTVRVWDTSGAADPALIALPASAGGPAALSRDGAFTVAGTISVFPTRTPGDATELRNVPAGRLFSAVSADGRSVASANLDSEQIHWWRDVTGEPTVVECTRRPGEVTVNAVALSDNGRELAVDCGNDEILWSAGDGHAAVRIDGHGPIAVSRDLIAIAMANSVVLWEPATGGLVRTLKGQNGRADQVRFSAEGDRIAVAGDDGAIRIWPVAQDHDPVVLTGTVGRTVAMSFSPDGRLIAAIGTDNVVRLWHTDGSGEPVTFDHPAEARQLEFSADGRSIITLYGTTVRITPCEVCGPVGEVVALAGQRVTRDFTARESAKYLREPG, from the coding sequence TTGGACGACCTTGCCGGCCCGGCCGCCGATCTCGCTGCTGAGCTGCGGAAACTGCGGGACAGGGCGGGCCGGCCGGGCTATCGGCAGATGGCCGCACGGGTCAACTACTCGGTCGCGACGTTGTCCGCGGCCGCGTCGGGCCGCAGGCTGCCGACCCTGGAGGTGACCCTCGCCTACGTCGCCGCGTGCGATGGCGACCCGGTCGAATGGGAGCGGCGCTGGCGGCAGGCGGAACGCCTCGGCACGACGCCGCCCGGGGATCAGGCGAACGGGAACGCTCCCGTGCCGTACCCCGGGCTCGTGACCTTCCAGGCCGGCGACGCGGAACTCTTCTTCGGGCGCGCCGCCATGGTGGCCGACCTGGTGCGGCGGCTCGGGCAACGGCGATTCCTGACCGTGTTCGGCCCGTCGGGCGCCGGCAAGTCGTCGGTCGTGCGCGCGGGACTGGTCCCCGCCGTCGAAGGGCCCGCGCTGGTGCTGACACCGGGCGCGCATCCGATGGCGGAACTGGCGGTGCACCTGGCACGGGTCGCAGGTGTGCCCGCCGGTGGGCTGCTGGACGAGCTGCGCGAGGATCCGGCGCGTGCCGGCCTCCTCGTACGGCAGAGCCTGTCCGGCGTACCCCCGGAAATTGATCTTCTGATCGTGGTGGATCAATTCGAGGAGGTCTTCGCCGGCGGGGTCGACGCGGGGGAGCGGGCGGATTTCGTGGCCGCGCTGCTGGCGACGTGCCGGGAACCGGGCGGCCGGGCCCGGGTGGTGCTGGTGGTGCGCGCCGACCACTACGCCCGGTTCGCGGAGTACCCGCAGCTGCTGGCCGTGCTCAGCGACGCGCAGGTCCTGATCGGCGGGATGAGCCCGGCCGAGCTGCGGGAGGCGGTGACCCGGCCCGCCGAACGCTGCGGCGCCCGGGTGGAGGGCGCGCTGGTGGCCACCATCGTGGCCGAGGTCAGCGGCTCACCGGGCGCGCTGCCGCTGGCCGCGCACGCGCTGCGCGAGGCCTGGCGCCGGCGTCAAGGCGCGATCGTCACCCTCGCCGGCTACCAGGCCGCCGGTGGCGTGGCCGGGTCGGTCGCTCACACGGCCGAGCAGGCGTACGAGGCGCTGTCCGGCCCCGAACGGCACGCAGCCCGGCAGACCCTGCTGCGGATGGTCGACGTCGGACCGGACGGGCTGGTCACCCGCCGGCGGCTGGGTCGCGCCGAACTGGACACGATCGTGGGGGCGCCCGCGGTGATCGACACGTTCACGGCCGCACGGCTCGTCAGCGCGGACCGCGACACCGTGGAGATCGCGCACGAGGCCCTGATCCAAGCCTGGCCGCGACTGCACGGCTGGGTCGAGGAGAGCCGCGCCGGGCTGCGGCTGCACCGCCTGCTCACCGAGGCAGCCGCCGCATGGGAGTCGCTCGGCCGCGACGAGGGCGCGCTGTACCGTGGCCCACGACTGTCGGCCGCGGCTGAGGCGGCGGACCTGCGGGTCATCGACCTGACCGGCCCGGAACGAGACTTCCTGGAGGCGGGCCGCGCACTTCACGACCGCGAGCAACGGGTACGGCGTAGGCGTACCCGAATTCTGGTCTTCGGTCTCGTCGCGGTCCTCGCGCTGGTGTCGACGGCCGCGGTAGTCGCGGTGGTGTCCGCCCGGCGTGCCGAGGCCCAGCGGATCCGGGCCGTCGCCGGACAACTGGCGGCGGGTGCCCGGGCCGAACGGATGACCGATCCGGAGCTGGCGCTGCTGCTGGCGCGACGGGCCTACCAGGTTCATCCGGATCCCGAGACCGAGTCGGTGCTGCGGCAGGCCACCGCCGACGCGCGCTCGATCCGCACGATGGACGCGCACCGGGCGGAGGTGTCCTCGCTCGCCGTCAGCGGCTCCACCGTGGCCGACGTGGACCTCGACGGCGTGGTCAAGGTGTGGGATCTGGACAGCCCAGCGCCGCCGGTCACCGCCCCCACGTCCGGCGGCGCCGTCGATCTCGGCCCCGACGGGCGGCTGGCGATCGCGAGCTCGGACCCGGGACTTCCGGTGGGCCGCGTGGTGCTGTGGCGGCCGCGGGACCCGGGTCCCCCACGTCTGCTGCGGCCGTTCATACCCGCCGGAGTCAGTGAGGTCGCCTACAGCCCGGACGGCCGCTGGGTCGCCGCGATCAGCGCGAACTCTCACGTCTACCTGTGGAACACCACACGGGACGGGCCGGGGCGGCGCTTTCGTTCCAGCGGCCAGGACACCGATCTCGCCTTCGGGCCGGGTGGGCGACTGGCCGTCGCCTCATTCGACGGCACCGTCCGCGTGTGGGACGTCGACGGCACGGATGCACCTGCCGTGCTTCGCCAGCCGGCGGGCGCCCATCCTGTTGCGGTCGCCGTCAGCCGCGACGGCAACCGGATCGCGGTCGCCGGAACGGAGCAAGTCACGGTCTGGCCGGCGGACGGGCGCGGCGAACCGGAGATCCATCGCGGGCCCGAGCACTCCTACCTCAGTGTGGCGTTCAGCCCCGATGGGCGTCGTGTCGCCGCGGGCACCAGCGAACGTACCGTGCGGATCTGGGGTGACGGCGACACATCGGACGGGCTGGCGATGCGCGGGCATCGCGGGCCTGTACGGCAGGTGGCGTTCAGCGCGGACGGTCGCCGGCTGCTGTCCGGCAGCGACGACACCACCGTGCGCGTCTGGGACACCTCCGGGGCCGCCGACCCCGCACTGATCGCCCTTCCCGCATCGGCCGGCGGCCCGGCAGCGCTCAGCCGTGACGGCGCCTTCACGGTGGCGGGCACGATCTCGGTCTTTCCCACCCGTACGCCCGGCGACGCCACCGAGTTGCGCAACGTCCCAGCGGGCCGGCTGTTCTCCGCCGTCAGCGCGGACGGGCGCAGCGTCGCGTCCGCCAACCTCGACAGCGAGCAGATCCACTGGTGGAGAGACGTCACCGGCGAACCCACGGTTGTCGAATGCACGCGCCGGCCGGGCGAGGTCACCGTCAACGCCGTCGCCTTGAGCGACAACGGACGAGAACTCGCCGTCGACTGTGGCAACGACGAGATCCTGTGGTCTGCCGGCGACGGGCATGCCGCCGTCCGCATCGACGGCCACGGCCCGATCGCCGTCAGCCGGGACCTCATCGCGATCGCGATGGCGAACAGCGTGGTGCTGTGGGAACCGGCCACCGGCGGGCTGGTCCGGACCTTGAAAGGCCAGAACGGACGCGCGGACCAGGTGCGGTTCTCCGCCGAGGGCGACCGGATCGCCGTCGCCGGCGACGACGGCGCGATCCGGATCTGGCCCGTCGCCCAGGACCACGACCCGGTCGTGCTCACCGGCACCGTCGGCAGGACCGTGGCGATGAGCTTCAGCCCCGACGGCAGGCTGATCGCCGCCATCGGCACCGACAACGTCGTACGCCTGTGGCACACCGACGGCAGCGGCGAACCCGTGACCTTCGACCACCCCGCCGAAGCCCGCCAACTCGAATTCAGCGCCGACGGCCGCAGCATCATCACCCTGTACGGCACGACGGTCCGGATCACGCCGTGCGAGGTCTGCGGCCCGGTCGGTGAAGTGGTCGCGCTCGCTGGACAGCGCGTGACCCGGGACTTCACCGCGCGGGAGAGCGCGAAGTACCTTCGCGAACCCGGATAG
- a CDS encoding RNA-guided endonuclease InsQ/TnpB family protein — MRYSYRLRPGRIAQAALLDEWGRCRWLWNEAVHQQRTGRKATFGKLSKLLTEARSRNAWLRAGSQVAQQQTLRTYGTALDHSFTVKGRGRPRAKRLKDALPSLEYTTRGFSIKDGRLRLPGRVTIPVVWSRELPSDPSSVRVYRDSLGHWYASFVVRRDTVGTPGADLPGIGVDWGVKATANTTDPAFDLPHLGHRRRCAAELAKAQRRMARRRRPKGRPQSKGYQQARKQAARVAKKAARQNTHDARVWAKNVTAHHSLIAVEDFKPKFLAKSRMARKAADAAIGAAKRELVERGMRAGRKVVLVPPAYTTMTCSGCGERANHRLGLGVRVFECTACGYTADRDLNAARTILATAERDRASADDVRHLIASFRERGSGAVRAGNPGPGPGGKSPGFIRGDR; from the coding sequence GTGCGTTACAGCTACCGCCTGCGGCCCGGCCGCATCGCGCAGGCCGCACTTCTCGACGAGTGGGGCCGCTGTCGGTGGCTGTGGAACGAAGCCGTCCACCAGCAGAGAACCGGCCGTAAGGCGACGTTCGGCAAACTGTCCAAGCTGCTGACCGAGGCTCGCAGCCGCAACGCCTGGCTGCGCGCCGGGTCGCAGGTCGCCCAGCAGCAGACGCTGCGCACCTACGGCACCGCCCTGGACCATTCGTTCACGGTGAAAGGCCGGGGCCGTCCGAGGGCCAAGCGGCTCAAAGACGCGCTGCCGAGCTTGGAGTACACGACTCGGGGCTTCTCGATCAAGGATGGCCGACTTCGCCTGCCGGGTAGGGTTACGATCCCGGTCGTCTGGTCCCGGGAACTGCCGTCCGACCCGTCCAGCGTGCGGGTCTACCGTGACAGTCTCGGGCATTGGTACGCCTCGTTCGTGGTCCGTCGGGACACGGTCGGAACACCTGGGGCGGACCTGCCCGGCATCGGTGTCGACTGGGGTGTGAAGGCGACCGCCAACACGACCGATCCGGCGTTCGATCTGCCGCACCTCGGGCATCGCCGACGGTGCGCGGCTGAACTGGCGAAAGCGCAGCGAAGGATGGCCCGCCGCCGCCGGCCGAAGGGCCGGCCGCAGTCGAAGGGCTACCAGCAGGCCAGGAAGCAGGCCGCCCGGGTAGCGAAGAAGGCCGCCCGGCAGAACACCCACGACGCCCGGGTCTGGGCGAAGAACGTCACCGCGCATCACAGTTTGATCGCCGTGGAGGACTTCAAGCCGAAGTTCCTTGCGAAGTCGCGGATGGCCCGTAAGGCCGCTGACGCGGCGATCGGCGCGGCGAAGCGAGAACTTGTCGAGCGTGGCATGCGGGCGGGCCGGAAGGTGGTGCTGGTGCCGCCCGCCTACACCACGATGACCTGCTCCGGGTGCGGCGAGAGAGCCAATCACCGCCTCGGACTGGGCGTACGAGTCTTCGAGTGCACGGCCTGCGGCTACACCGCAGACCGCGACCTTAACGCCGCGAGGACGATCCTCGCCACGGCTGAACGCGACCGTGCCAGTGCCGACGACGTCAGACATCTGATCGCCTCCTTCCGGGAGCGTGGATCAGGTGCGGTCCGAGCTGGGAATCCAGGGCCTGGCCCCGGAGGGAAATCCCCCGGATTCATCCGTGGGGATCGTTAA